A single window of Colletotrichum destructivum chromosome 9, complete sequence DNA harbors:
- a CDS encoding Putative large ribosomal subunit protein eL19 codes for MANGGLSGSRTAIKMVNLRTQKRLAASVIGCGQRKIWLDPNEVNEISNANSRQTIRKLVADGLIIRKPVTMHSRSRARELNLARRDGRHRGFGKRKGTAEARMPSQVLWMRRLRVLRRLLVKYRASGKIDKHLYHELYHSSKGNAFKHKRALVEHIHRAKAEKAREKALKDEMDAKRAKTKAARERKLERVAAKRNALLGEGEEEAK; via the exons ATGGCCAACGGCGGGCTTTCAGGTTCCAG GACAGCAATCAAGAT GGTCAATCTGCGAACTCAGAAGCGCCTGGCCGCGTCGGTCATTGGCTGCGGCCAGCGCAAGATCTGGCTCGACCCCAACGAGGTCAACGAGATCTCCAACGCCAACTCTCGCCAGACCATCCgcaagctcgtcgccgatggcctcATCATCCGCAAGCCCGTTACCATGCACTCGAGATCCCGCGCTCGCGAGCTGAACCTCGCTCGCCGCGACGGTCGCCACCGTGGCTTCGGTAAGCGCAAGGGTACCGCCGAGGCTCGTATGCCCAG CCAAGTCCTCTGGatgcgccgcctccgcgtCCTCCGCCGTCTCCTGGTCAAGTACCGCGCCTCCGGCAAGATCGACAAGCACCTCTACCACGAGCTCTACCACTCCAGCAAGGGTAACGCCTTCAAGCACAAGCGTGCTCTCGTTGAGCAC ATCCACCgtgccaaggccgagaaggcccgCGAGAAGGCCCTCAAGGACGAGATGGACGCCAAGCGTGCGAAGACCAAGGCCGCTCGCGAGCGCAAGTTGGAGAGAgtggcggcgaagaggaacGCTCTGttgggcgagggcgaggaggaggccaaaTAG
- a CDS encoding Putative armadillo-like helical, TOG domain-containing protein, whose translation MTEVVANGSSSGSGSGYAALDFSATRSALTSSSTATRIAHLRTLEDRISNTDSDPDQAWARRFVQLLFWTHAFYTDRPSRLAVQKCLSALLANGLEPEVLSAFVAAVRAESQKSGIAASNAFVLVEWCSLLMQHLAKTPEWDRLAPQVLLSDADALDKCLLPAAKGGMAHSAIVVTRRGLRKLFAAHPSPEKALKDAVQLLTTKAAQPSAKNSPLLGIIAGVSSRTPAVKAALESQKPQYFAFYTREIIGSRTSLPRHVASGLRDFFHDFVSLDELAKEVIPPLEKGLLRAPEIVLSDVLIPLVRSLPEEYDLSQVLAGNLLKPILSNVKSSNVVTRTGAVKAFGVLAAQSRDQQALEKVSEEIVAPVKGGKLASADHRILHCEMLEAIPLSKTTADKIATALAAVSAKEGNEAALTVETSALARSAGYLLQNDAEVAKSVVDACVKGISDKKFPTRRVWLLRVGEIFNSAAGLGDLSSATVKFAEAVLPKLLDTYNEVVANPLTAAQNNLTVGAFIVTTLTSLSQQSDVSSTVKSALARVSIPAQCLALEPKPSFLLNPRIYGKIIVEDELIWFCRALSVAAEHLTENTPKPVTVAWAEAFIYVIGASVVTPKVRQIATDSLSRVYATRPALVSQAVVDGIWHWLETLETGDKDSAAVLSKTDKTNLYLALRAICINPKGLSEQEQSAVRDVVDKQLCSLLVLARHELVPRTSWIELCLRVERDPGDLARQIEGDLLQEISDRTSIDQQSDLVKQAACNAAAELAFVAPDSMTSKIVDFIRKDLEPEELRTIGPVEAAIFRTPEGTAFVDVLAKKAQTTVPDKNNKDYDILKWEAELRTQLAQKKGQQKKLTAEETAKVNAQLKKEAGIREQVRRIEARLLRGIGIVQSLATGPPTEASLWMGPAVKALLDVIDAGASLLTGDAAPLAYLACSDRITSRLGPMRPFVGAATLRARGVTTLSEDYKQEPVDELVTRVLYRLRFAGEQRPFDTVSLIYVLPLVFTVLESGGFGSSPDDRDAQLVLAIEFLSFHTNTCEDLATPRLEVMSSLILSMQQYTQHYKIIKDCFADMCRCVAPNMTAEEIASLAKGAIVPQVSVRTAVLQAISSEVDMSDFDFSDEIWLACHDDVEENVELGRDIWEESGFALSEEVPAKMLPYLDSVDGQLRRAAARSLAEACTAHKPTLEPTLESLKNSYTELAKPRVPQLDEYGMPKKTNLADPWESRHGIGSAFRELTPHMAKQQLDPFFEFLIEKGPLGDQNANVRSEMLDAAIRAIDLHGKGMVEKLMKVFERTLEGPDKNTESSDRVNEAVIIMYGALARHLNPGDSKLPVVIDRLLVTLSTPSETVQYAIAECLPPLVQAYGDKSSKYFSQVLETLLTSKKYAEQRGAAYGLAGLVQGRGISSLKDQRIMMTLRGAIENKKEANQREAAFLAYELLSTILGRLFEPYVIQIVPQLLTGFGDSNANVRDSCLAAAKACFGKLSSYGVKKILPTLLNGLDDDQWRSKKGACDLLGAMAYLDPNQLAQSLPDIIPPLTGVLNDSHKEVRSAANKSLKRFGEVINNPEIKGLVDILLKALSDPTKYTDEALDSLIKVQFVHYLDAPSLALVTRILQRGLGDRSNTKRKAAQVIGSLAHLTERKDLVSHLPILVAGLKLAIVDPVPTTRATASRALGSLVEKLGEDALPDLIPGLMQTLKADNGAGDRLGSAQALSEVLAGLGTTRLEETLPTILQNVESTKPAVREGFMSLFIFLPVCFGNSFANYLGRIIPPILSGLADDVESIRETALRAGRLLVKNFAVRAVDLLLPELERGLADDNYRIRLSSVELVGDLLFNLTGISGKTEDGDEDEESAREAGASLREVLGEEKRNKILSALYVCRCDTANAVRSAAVAVWKALVPSPRILKELVPTLTQLIIRRLGSSNMEHKVIASNALGELIRKAGDGVLSTLLPTLEEGLQTSTDTDAKQGICLALKELIASASEEALEDHEKTLISVVRTALTDSDVDVREAAAEAFDSLQNILGKKAVDQVLPYLLNLLRSDENADNALSALLTLLTETTRSNIILPNLIPTLITPPISAFNAKALASLSRVAGAAMNRRLPNIINSLMDNIINCEDDALTEDLEKSFDTVILSIDEYDGLNTVMNVLLQLTKHDDHRRRAATTRHLCKFFAAGDVDYSRYNQDIVRSLLISFDDRDQDVVKGAWAALTEFTKKLKKEEMEGLVVSTRQTLQQVGVAGANLPGFELPKGINAILPIFLQGLMNGTPDQRTQAALAISDIVDRTSEASLKPFVTQITGPLIRVVSERSTDVKSAILLTLNNLLEKMPAALKPFLPQLQRTFAKSLADTSSEILRARAAKALGTLIKYTPRIDPLIAELVTGSKTSDPGVKTAMLSALYEVISKAGANMGEASRTAVLGLIDMDTDERDDAMTITNAKLLGALIKNVPEEVANGLLKNRVVTSHWSHSSALALNAVLVESPQSLLESPLVDDLPDILSQGMSNKNPYIADNVILATGKYLLSESTKTFETNKKMFEALANVIQPGNSTDSRRLALVIVRTMSRVNMDMVRPHVAALAGPVFASVRDPVIPVKLAAEAAFVALFNVVDDETRVFDKYVEGANLPPNTKRSMQDYFKRVTMRLGAQARERREAEGGQGGLGLSNDEVEDEREIWSVGKVDVGEDVFGKE comes from the exons ATGACTGAAGTCGTCGCCAATGGCTCTAGCTctggctccggctccggctaTGCCGCTCTCGATTTCTCGGCTACCAGATCAGCTCTGACATcgtcctccaccgccaccagAATAGCGCACCTGCGCACGCTTGAGGATAGGATATCCAACACCG ACAGCGACCCGGACCAGGCCTGGGCACGCAGGTTCGTCCAGCTGCTCTTCTGGACACACGCCTTCTACACCGACAGACCTTCCCGACTCGCTGTTCAGAAATGTCTTTCTGCCCTTCTTGccaacggcctcgagcccgaaGTCCTCTCCGCTTTTGTGGCCGCCGTGCGCGCCGAGTCGCAGAAGTCCGGAATCGCTGCGAGCAATGCCTTCGTCCTGGTTGAGTGGTGCAGCTTGCTCATGCAGCACCTCGCAAAGACGCCCGAATGGGATAGGCTGGCCCCTCAAGTCCTCCTGAGTGACGCTGATGCTCTGGATAAATGCCTGctgcccgccgccaaggGTGGTATGGCGCATTCCGCTATCGTTGTTACCCGCAGAGGACTGCGCAAACTCTTTGCCGCCCACCCAAGCCCCGAGAAGGCCCTCAAGGACGCCGTGCAGCTGTTGACTACCAAGGCCGCCCAACCGTCGGCGAAGAAttctcctcttcttggcATCATCGCTGGCGTCAGCTCGAGAACGCCCGCCGTCAAGGCAGCCCTCGAGTCCCAAAAGCCTCAATACTTCGCCTTCTACACCAGGGAGATTATTGGCTCACGGACGTCCCTGCCCAGGCATGTCGCATCGGGTCTGCGTGACTTCTTCCACGACTTCGTCtctctcgacgagctcgccaaggaggTGATTCCGCCTCTCGAAAAGGGTCTGCTCAGAGCCCCCGAGATTGTCTTGAGTGACGTCCTGATCCCTCTGGTTCGCTCCCTTCCCGAGGAGTACGACCTTTCCCAAGTCCTGGCGGGCAACTTGTTGAAGCCTATCCTTTCCAACGTCAAGTCAAGCAACGTTGTTACCCGCACTGGCGCTGTCAAGGCCTTCGGCGTTCTGGCTGCCCAGAGCCGCGATCAACAGGCTCTGGAGAAGGTCTCGGAAGAGATTGTTGCGCCCGTCAAGGGCGGAAAGCTGGCATCAGCAGACCACAGGATCCTCCATTGTGAGATGCTCGAGGCTATCCCCCTCTCCAAGACCACCGCCGATAAGATTGCGACAGCATTGGCGGCTGTCTCGGCCAAGGAGGGAAACGAGGCCGCGCTCACCGTCGAGACATCGGCACTCGCGAGATCGGCTGGTTATCTGTTGCAGAATGACGCCGAAGTGGCCAAGTCCGTTGTGGATGCATGCGTCAAGGGCATCTCTGACAAAAAGTTCCCAACTCGTCGCGTCTGGCTACTGCGCGTCGGAGAAATCTTCAACTCGGCTGCCGGCTTGGGGGATCTCTCTTCGGCCACGGTCAAGTTTGCCGAAGCTGTTTTGCCCAAGCTTCTAGATACTTACAATGAAGTCGTCGCAAACCCCTTGACTGCCGCGCAAAACAACCTGACGGTTGGTGCCTTCATTGTTACCACCCTCACCTCTCTATCGCAGCAAAGTGACGTGTCTTCGACCGTCAAGTCGGCACTCGCCAGGGTCTCCATCCCGGCCCAGTGTCTCGCACTCGAGCCCAAGCCTTCGTTCCTGCTGAACCCTCGTATCTACGGCAAGATCATCGTGGAGGATGAGCTCATTTGGTTCTGTCGAGCACTGTCGGTCGCTGCAGAACATCTGACTGAGAATACCCCCAAGCCGGTCACCGTCGCCTGGGCTGAAGCATTCATCTACGTCATTGGTGCCTCGGTGGTCACCCCCAAGGTCCGACAGATTGCAACGGATAGCTTGTCCCGGGTGTACGCTACCAGACCGGCCCTTGTCTCCCaagccgtcgtcgacggcattTGGCACTGGCTCGAGACTTTGGAAACCGGCGACAAGGACAGCGCAGCGGTTTTGTCCAAGACTGACAAGACCAATCTGTACTTAGCCCTCCGTGCGATCTGCATCAACCCCAAGGGCCTGAGTGAGCAGGAACAGAGCGCCGTGAGAGACGTCGTGGACAAGCAGCTTTGCTCGCTGCTCGTTCTCGCCCGCCACGAACTCGTGCCCCGAACCAGCTGGATTGAACTCTGCTTGCGTGTGGAGAGGGACCCGGGAGATCTGGCTCGTCAGATCGAGGGCGACCTGCTCCAGGAGATCTCGGACAGAACCTCCATCGACCAACAGTCGGATCTTGTGAAGCAGGCTGCCTGCAACGCCGCAGCCGAGCTCGCTTTCGTTGCCCCAGACTCCATGACTAGTAAGATTGTTGACTTTATCCGAAAAGACCTGGAACCCGAGGAACTGCGAACCATTGGTCCCGTAGAGGCTGCCATTTTCCGAACTCCTGAGGGAACCGCCTTCGTGGATGTCCTCGCGAAAAAGGCACAGACGACTGTACCTgacaagaacaacaaggaCTACGACATCCTGAAATGGGAGGCCGAGCTGAGGACGCAGCTGGCGCAGAAGAAGGGTCAGCAGAAGAAGCTTACGGCGGAGGAGACAGCCAAGGTCAATGCCcagctcaagaaggaggcagGTATCCGAGAGCAGGTCCGTCGCATCGAAGCAAGATTACTACGCGGCATTGGCATCGTCCAAAGTCTTGCAACCGGCCCTCCTACCGAAGCCTCCCTCTGGATGGGGCCCGCCGTTAAAGCACTTCTGGACGTGATCGACGCTGGCGCCAGTCTTCTTACAGGCGATGCTGCACCCCTTGCCTACCTGGCTTGCTCGGACCGAATCACCAGTCGTTTGGGTCCCATGAGGCCCTTTGTCGGAGCGGCAACCCTGCGTGCTCGAGGCGTTACCACACTTTCCGAGGACTACAAACAGGAGCCTGTCGACGAGCTTGTGACCAGAGTGCTCTACCGACTGCGTTTTGCCGGAGAGCAGCGTCCTTTCGACACCGTGTCTCTCATCTACGTCCTTCCCCTGGTCTTCACCGTCCTCGAGAGCGGTGGCTTCGGCTCGTCCCCCGATGACCGAGACGCACAGCTCGTCCTTGCCATTGAGTTCCTGTCCTTCCACACCAATACTTGCGAAGACCTAGCAACCCCTCGGCTGGAGGTCATGTCCTCGTTGATCTTGTCCATGCAACAGTACACTCAGCATTACAAGATCATCAAGGATTGCTTCGCTGACATGTGTCGATGCGTCGCCCCCAATATGACCGCCGAGGAAATCGCGTCTCTGGCCAAGGGAGCCATTGTGCCCCAGGTCAGCGTACGAACCGCAGTATTGCAAGCCATCAGCTCGGAAGTCGACATGAGCGACTTTGACTTCTCTGACGAGATATGGCTGGCCTGCCAcgatgacgtcgaggagAACGTCGAGCTTGGCCGCGATATATGGGAGGAGAGCGGCTTCGCGTTGTCCGAAGAGGTCCCGGCCAAGATGCTTCCCTACCTGGACAGCGTTGATGGCCAGCTCcgaagggcagcagcacgaTCCCTGGCCGAGGCTTGCACAGCCCACAAGCCCACTCTCGAGCCGACATTGGAGTCTCTCAAAAACTCGTACACCGAGCTCGCCAAGCCCCGCGTTCCTCAGTTGGACGAGTACGGCATGCCCAAGAAGACCAACCTGGCAGATCCCTGGGAATCGCGGCACGGCATCGGGTCTGCCTTCAGGGAGCTGACCCCTCACATGGcaaagcagcagctcgatcCTTTCTTCGAGTTCCTCATCGAGAAGGGGCCTCTTGGTGACCAGAACGCAAACGTCCGCAGCGAGATGCTGGATGCCGCCATCCGGGCCATTGATCTTCACGGCAAGGGCATGGTTGAAAAACTGATGAAGGTGTTTGAGCGCACGCTGGAAGGACCTGACAAGAACACAGAGTCCTCGGACCGTGTCAACGAagccgtcatcatcatgtACGGCGCACTCGCCCGCCATCTGAACCCGGGCGACTCCAAACTTCCGGTCGTCATTGACCGCCTGCTGGTAACCCTGAGCACGCCGTCGGAGACGGTGCAGTACGCCATTGCCGAATGCCTGCCGCCGTTGGTGCAGGCGTACGGAGACAAGTCGTCAAAATACTTCTCGCAGGTCCTCGAGACGTTGCTGACGTCCAAGAAGTATGCCGAGCAGCGAGGTGCCGCTTACGGCCTGGCTGGACTCGTGCAAGGCCGCGGCATTTCATCACTGAAGGATCAGCGCATCATGATGACACTCAGAGGCGCCATCGAAAACAAAAAGGAAGCAAACCAACGAGAGGCAGCATTCCTCGCATACGAGCTTCTTTCCACCATTCTGGGCCGCCTCTTCGAACCCTACGTCATCCAGATCGTCCCGCAGCTGCTCACCGGGTTCGGTGACAGCAACGCCAACGTCCGAGACTCGTgcctggcggcggcaaaggcCTGCTTTGGCAAGCTGAGCTCGTATGGTGTCAAGAAGATCCTCCCCACCCTGCTGAacggcctggacgacgaccagTGGCGCAGTAAGAAGGGAGCCTGTGACCTCCTGGGAGCCATGGCCTATCTCGATCCCAACCAGCTGGCCCAGAGCCTGCCGGATATCATCCCGCCCCTCACGGGTGTTCTCAATGACAGTCACAAGGAGGTTcgctccgccgccaacaagaGTCTGAAGAGGTTCGGCGAGGTCATAAACAACCCCGAGAtcaagggcctcgtcgatATCCTGCTCAAGGCGCTCAGCGACCCGACTAAGTACACGGACGAAGCCTTGGATTCCCTCATCAAGGTTCAATTCGTGCACTACCTGGACGCGCCCTCCTTGGCGCTAGTCACTAGGATCCTGCAGCGCGGCTTGGGCGACCGGTCCAACACCAAGCGCAAGGCGGCACAAGTCATTGGCAGTCTGGCGCATCTTACCGAACGCAAGGATCTTGTCTCGCACTTGCCGATCCTCGTCGCAGGACTCAagctcgccatcgtcgacccGGTCCCCACGACCCGTGCCACGGCTTCCAGGGCTCTGGGATCCCTGGTGGAGAAGCTGGGAGAAGACGCGCTGCCGGATCTCATTCCGGGACTCATGCAAACCCTCAAGGCAGACAACGGCGCCGGAGATCGCCTCGGCTCTGCCCAAGCCCTCAGCGAGGTGCTTGCCGGCCTGGGCACCACCAGACTTGAGGAGACTCTCCCGACCATTCTGCAAAACGTCGAATCCACCAAGCCGGCGGTTCGCGAGGGCTTTATGtccctcttcatcttccttccCGTCTGCTTTGGCAACAGCTTTGCAAACTACCTGGGCAGGATCATTCCGCCCATCTTGTCTGGTcttgccgacgacgtcgagtcCATCCGTGAGACCGCCCTCCGTGCCGGTCGGCTCCTCGTCAAGAACTTTGCCGTACGCGCCGTCGATTTGCTGCTTCCCGAACTTGAGCGTGGCTTGGCCGACGACAACTACCGTATCCGACTCAGCTCCGTCGAACTCGTTGGCGACCTCCTCTTCAACCTTACTGGCATTAGCGGCAAGACAGAGGAcggagacgaggacgaggaaagTGCCAGGGAGGCCGGTGCGTCCCTGCGTGAAGttctcggcgaggagaagaggaacaaGATCCTTTCGGCCCTCTATGTATGTCGCTGCGATACTGCCAACGCGGTTCGCTccgctgccgttgccgtgtGGAAGGCCCTGGTCCCGAGCCCGCGCATTCTCAAGGAGTTGGTGCCGACTCTTACTCAGCTCATCATTCGGCGCCTGGGCAGCTCCAACATGGAACACAAGGTCATTGCCAGCAATGCTCTCGGCGAATTGATCCGCAAGgcaggcgacggcgtcctgTCCACTCTACTGCCAACTCTCGAGGAAGGGTTGCAGACATCCACGGATACAGACGCGAAGCAGGGTATCTGCCTCGCGCTCAAGGAGCTCATTGCTTCGGCGTCAGAGGAAGCTCTGGAGGACCACGAGAAGACGCTCATCTCCGTCGTCAGGACGGCTCTTACCGACTCGGATGTGGACGTCAGGGAGGCTGCCGCAGAAGCGTTCGACTCGCTCCAAAACATTCTGGGCAAGAAGGCGGTGGACCAGGTGCTCCCCTACCTGCTCAACCTCCTTCGGTCCGACGAGAACGCCGACAACGCGCTGTCGGCCCTGCTCACCCTTCTCACGGAGACGACTCGCTCCAACATTATCCTCCCCAACCTCATTCCCACGCTCATCACCCCTCCCATCTCCGCGTTCAACGCCAAGGCTCTGGCATCCCTGTCGAGGGTGGCCGGTGCCGCCATGAACCGCCGGCTGCCGAACATCATCAATTCCCTGATGGACAACATCATCAACTGCGAGGACGACGCTCTGACCGAGGATCTCGAGAAATCATTCGATACCGTCATCCTGTCCATCGACGAGTACGACGGGCTCAATACGGTCATGAACGTTCTGCTGCAACTCACAAAGCACGACGACCACCGCAGAcgcgccgccaccacccGCCACCTGTGCAAGTTCTtcgctgccggcgacgtgGACTACTCGCGTTACAACCAGGACATTGTCCGGTCTCTTCTCATCTCCTTTGATGACAGAGACCAGGATGTCGTCAAGGGAGCCTGGGCTGCGCTCACTGAGTTCACAAAGAAactcaagaaggaggagatggagggcTTGGTCGTCTCAACTAGGCAGACTCTGCAACAGGTGGGCGTTGCCGGCGCGAACTTGCCCGGTTTCGAGCTACCCAAGGGCATCAACGCCATCCTGCCGATCTTCCTACAGGGCCTCATGAACGGCACCCCCGATCAGAGAACACAGGCAGCCCTGGCCATCTCCGACATTGTCGACCGGACGAGCGAAGCTTCGTTGAAGCCGTTCGTCACGCAGATTACAGGTCCTCTCATTCGTGTGGTTTCCGAGAGATCCACCGACGTTAAGTCGGCCATCTTGCTGACTCTTAACAACCTCTTGGAGAAGATGCCTGCGGCTCTCAAGCCGTTTCTGCCACAGCTCCAACGTACTTTTGCCAAGTCTCTTGCGGACACGTCGAGCGAGATCCTGAGGGCGCGCGCTGCCAAGGCATTGGGCACCCTCATCAAGTACACGCCGCGCATCGACCCGCTGATTGCCGAGCTCGTTACGGGCTCTAAGACTTCGGATCCTGGAGTCAAGACGGCCATGCTCAGCGCGCTCTACGAAGTCATTAGCAAGGCTGGCGCGAACATGGGCGAGGCGTCACGGACCGCCGTCTTGGGGCTCATTGACATGGACACCGACGAGAGAGATGACGCCATGACGATCACAAACGCCAAGTTGCTCGGAGCGCTGATCAAGAACGTGCCCGAAGAGGTTGCCAACGGACTGCTCAAGAACCGTGTGGTGACAAGCCATTGGAGCCACTCTTCGGCGCTTGCGTTgaacgccgtcctcgtcgagtcTCCCCAAAGCCTACTAGAGAGTCCTCTGGTGGACGACTTGCCCGATATCCTCAGCCAGGGCATGTCGAACAAGAAC CCTTACATCGCCGACAACGTTATTCTTGCCACGGGCAAGTATCTTCTTTCCGAGTCTACCAAGACTTTCGAGACAAACAAGAAGATGTTCGAGGCGCTCGCCAATGTCATTCAACCCGGGAACTCTACTGACTCCCGCCGACTCGCTTTGGTCATTGTCCGAACCATGAGCCGCGTAAACATGGACATGGTGAGGCCGCATGTCGCTGCTCTCGCGGGCCCCGTCTTTGCCAGTGTCAGAGACCCCGTCATCCCTGTCAagctggcggcggaagctGCTTTTGTGGCCCTTTTCAAcgtcgtggacgacgagactAGAGTGTTTGACAAGTACGTCGAAGGTGCCAACCTGCCGCCGAACACCAAGAGGAGCATGCAGGACTACTTCAAGCGCGTAACGATGCGACTGGGCGCGCAAGCACGTGAGCGTAGAGAGGCAGAGGGTGGCCAGGGAGGCCTGGGTCTGTCAAACGATGAGGTTGAGGACGAAAGGGAGATTTGGAGTGTGGGCAAGGTCGACGTGGGCGAAGACGTATTTGGCAAGGAGTGA
- a CDS encoding Putative serine hydroxymethyltransferase, pyridoxal phosphate-dependent transferase, major, whose protein sequence is MSLSVFQSTTRAFRSLPKGAALPYAAAGGVRRLISTKSLEGQQQLLSAKLQQADPAVYDIIEKEKTRQKHFINLIPSENFTSQAVLDALGSVMQNKYSEGYPGARYYGGNEFIDQSERLCQQRALETFGLDAKQWGVNVQALSGAPANLYVYSALMDTHDRLMGLDLPHGGHLSHGYQTPTKKISAISKYFETVPYRLDEATGQIDYNKLEELATLYRPKIIVAGASAYSRLIDYKRMREICDKTNAYLVADMAHISGLVAAKVMPGPFAYADIVTTTSHKSLRGPRGAMIFFRKGVRRQNAKKEDEMYNLEGPINASVFPGHQGGPHNHTITALAVALKQAQAPEFRAYQTQVLANAKALSQRLGAPKEKGGLGYSIVSGGTDNHLILADLKPQGIDGSRVERVLELVGVAANKNTVPGDKSALVPGGLRIGTPAMTTRGFTEEDFGRVADIIDRAVTIAVRVNKSAKKAAEEKGEKKPGLLRHYMEHLGDGENDPEIVQLRSEVADWVGTYPLPWDVHSS, encoded by the exons ATGTCTCTTTCGGTATTCCAAAGCACAACTCGTGCATTCCGCTCCCTGCCCAAAGGAGCAGCTCTCCCCTACGCAGCTGCAGGTGGCGTGAGGAGGCTGATCTCGACAAAAAGCTTGGAGGGCCAGCAACAG CTCTTGTCTGCCAAACTCCAACAAGCCGATCCCGCCGTCTACGACATCATTGAGAAG GAGAAAACCAGACAAAAGCACTTCATCAACCTCATCCCTTCCGAGAACTTTACTTCAcaggccgtcctcgatgcCTTGGGTAGTGTTATGCAAA ACAAGTACTCCGAGGGTTATCCCGGCGCGAGATACTACGGCGGAAACGAGTTCATCGATCAGTCAGAGCGTCTCTGCCAGCAGCGAGCTCTCGAAACATTCGGCCTCGATGCGAAGCAATGGGGTGTCAACGTTCAAG CTCTGTCCGGCGCCCCGGCCAACTTGTACGTCTATTCCGCCTTGATGGACACTCACGACCGTCTTATGGGGTTGGACCTCCCTCACGGTGGGCACTTGTCACATGGCTACCAGACGCCGACCAAGAAGATATCTGCCATTTCAAAGTACTTCGAGACGGTCCCCTACAGACTTGATGAGGCCACCGGCCAGATCGACTACAACaagctggaggagctggccaCGCTCTACAGACCCAAGATCATTGTTGCGGGAGCTAGCGCCTACAGCAGGTTGATCGACTACAAGCGCATGCGCGAGATTTGCGACAAGACCAACGCCTACCTCGTCGCCGATATGGCCCACATCTCGGGTCTGGTTGCTGCCAAGGTTATGCCGGGCCCCTTCGCCTACGCCGATATCGTTACCACCACGAGCCACAAGAGCTTGCGAGGACCCCGTGGCGCCATGATCTTCTTCCGCAAGGGCGTACGCCGGCAGaacgccaagaaggaggacgaaATGTACAACCTCGAAGGACCTATTAACgcctccgtcttccccggCCACCAGGGAGGCCCCCACAATCACACCATCACCGCCTTGGCTGTCGCTCTGAAGCAAGCTCAGGCCCCCGAGTTCCGCGCCTACCAAACGCAGGTCCTCGCTAACGCCAAAGCGCTGTCCCAGAGATTGGGCGCccccaaggagaagggaggcTTGGGATACAGTATCGTGTCTGGAGGCACCGACAACCACCTTATCCTGGCGGATCTGAAGCCCCAGGGCATCGACGGTAGTCGTGTCGAGCGCGTGCtggagctcgtcggcgttgcTGCCAACAAGAACACGGTCCCTGGCGACAAGTCGGCGCTGGTGCCCGGTGGACTGCGCATCGGTACTCCCGCCATGACGACAAGGGGTTTCACTGAGGAGGACTTCGGCCGCGTGGCCGACATCATTGACCGCGCCGTCACCATTGCCGTCCGGGTCAACAAGagcgccaagaaggcggccgaggaaaaaggagagaagaagCCCGGCCTGCTGAGACACTACATGGAGCATCTCGGTGACGGAGAGAATGACCCCGAGATTGTCCAGCTGAGGTCCGAGGTAGCCGACTGGGTGGGTACCTACCCGCTGCCTTGGGATGTTCACTCTTCTTGA